The proteins below come from a single Aspergillus oryzae RIB40 DNA, chromosome 5 genomic window:
- a CDS encoding glycoside hydrolase family 71 protein (predicted protein): MFVWSILLTLLLAGTSHGKAVFTHFMVGNTGNYIGSDFHDDITKAKEAHIDAFILNMANADPVNDAVVSIFFQEAERLGFHDVINMINNYGGKASYYHYEGKPLVSTFEGPANSDDWLIIKQSTGCFFVPDWSSLGAKPAVELGTADGLFNWAAWPWGGQEMNTYVDASYTEYLDELPYMMPASPWFYTNLPGYKKNWLWRGDNLWYDRWQEIWYLKPPFVQIISWNDYGESHYIGPLRDYAMEAFDIGRAPYNYVTDMPHDGWRLFLPFLIDTYKYGKATIDKEGLTVSGGTSGNTASQLQIEFHPTEIVQDHIFFSVLLSAPATVTVSVGGVSQQASWTWQPDGGVGIYHGSVPFGSSLGDVVVTLSRSGKQVAQVHGSSISTNCVKGLTNWNAWVGSASASESVNAKPETNLFNQKCINGTGANNFAGLCEFGCKYGYCPLGACYCQLQGEPRETPNATGPMGYPQAGLDASYSGLCAFDCPHGFCPDTACSTVSAPLSTPTVSPFLPPACIGGTGEGNLAGLCDFMCNLGFCPINACTCTAQGALHTLPEATDKVGEAGPGMDETVYGPLCEFTCKYGYCPEGACAISTSGGEGDDKGSGDVYVDPGIFLKPSPVVGCIPPCTLIMPDLLLNNPTTIYLSPVATSITLGTTTIKTLYPSPITTTAMSYFNMPVGPGQTRPFSFYLTPSYSPEPVTLEADGTSTTIFIPPVSIQSITPGDIATSTITTTTHRAQTSPATSATSTTVVPVWVQAGGFYWSPVPQPTPKPEDIPVPPLPSFPPIPKAPRFKLFDLFSIDCPPNRFLPTTTFTSHAPFPSCTDINSPGCGHRCTSNCGSSSSEESTAQTATNYWVTCSDTSCSTTKTATFTGCSVTNSATTTGKYCPTGVKINPNDDQGANGYPPRTTSIITTSIPEIAVVGGDPYTVTGGTINVDGTTIRVPNVDGNEQHGCRASVPNGQANFRLRIPLHYLLDDHVYHYYYHQLGKASAYLCGWL, translated from the exons ATGTTTGTGTGGTCGATCTTGCTGACCTTGCTTCTGGCAGGTACCAGCCATGGAAAAGCCGTATTTACTCATTTCATG GTCGGCAATACTGGAAACTATATAGGAAGTGATTTCCATGATGATatcaccaaggccaaggaagctCACATTGATGCCTTTATCCTGAATATGGCGAATGCCGACCCCGTCAATGACGCGGTAGTGTCAATATTCTTTCAGGAGGCCGAAAGGCTTGGGTTCCA TGACGTGATCAATATGATCAACAACTACGGCGGGAAGGCCTCCTACTACCACTACGAAGGCAAGCCTTTGGTGTCAACCTTTGAAGGCCCTGCAAATTCAGATGATTGGCTCATCATCAAGCAGTCCACAGGATGTTTCTTTGTGCCAGACTGGTCGTCGTTGGGAGCCAAGCCAGCAGTGGAGCTAGGCACGGCGGACGGTCTGTTCAACTGGGCCGCTTGGCCATGGGGAGGTCAAGAAATGAACACTTACGTCGACGCCTCGTACACGGAATATCTTGATGAGCTTCCTTACATGATGCCGGCTTCACCATGGTTCTATACAAACCTTCCCGGATATAAGAAGAATTGGCTGTGGCG AGGAGACAACTTGTGGTATGACAGGTGGCAGGAAATCTGGTATCTCAAGCCACCGTTTGTTCAAATTATCTCCTGGAACGACTATGGCGAGTCTCACTATATCGGACCACTACGAGACTATGCCATGGAGGCCTTCGACATTGGCCGAGCTCCCTATAACTATGTCACTGACATGCCTCATGATGGCTGGCGGctctttcttccatttttGATCGACACCTATAAGTATGGAAAAGCCACAATCGATAAGGAGGGCTTGACTGT CTCAGGAGGAACCTCTGGTAACACTGCGAGCCAGCTTCAAATTGAGTTTCATCCAACAGAGATCGTACAGGACcacatcttcttctctgttctcCTTAGTGCTCCGGCAACCGTTACGGTCAGTGTTGGTGGAGTATCCCAACAAGCCAGCTGGACTTGGCAACCGGACGGAGGTGTCGGTATCTACCATGGCAGTGTTCCTTTCGGTTCTAGCCTGGGAGACGTCGTCGTCACGTTATCGCGCTCTGGGAAGCAGGTAGCCCAGGTCCACGGCAGCTCCATATCCACGAATTGCGTCAAGGGGCTGACGAATTGGAATGCCTGGGTCGGCAGCGCCAGTGCTAGTGAAAGTGTCAATGCGAAGCCGGAAACGAATCTTTTCAATCAGAAATGTATAAATGGCACCGGAGCCAATAACTTTGCTGGTCTATGTGAGTTCGGTTGCAAATATGGCTACTGTCCTCTCGGTGCCTGTTACTGCCAGCTTCAAGGGGAGCCTCGAGAAACACCCAATGCGACCGGACCCATGGGCTATCCTCAAGCAGGACTCGATGCCAGCTATAGCGGTCTCTGCGCGTTTGACTGCCCTCATGGATTCTGCCCCGACACCGCATGCAGCACCGTCTCTGCACCGTTGTCCACGCCCACTGTCTCACCCTTTTTACCTCCAGCATGCATCGGCGGTACAGGGGAAGGTAATCTCGCCGGTCTTTGTGACTTCATGTGTAATTTGGGGTTCTGTCCTATCAATGCGTGTACATGTACTGCCCAAGGTGCTCTTCACACGCTCCCTGAAGCAACAGATAAGGTTGGTGAAGCGGGTCCAGGAATGGATGAAACTGTCTATGGACCCCTTTGCGAGTTCACCTGCAAGTATGGATACTGTCCCGAAGGCGCATGTGCCATCTCTACGTCTGGTGGAGAGGGTGACGACAAGGGCTCTGGTGATGTCTATGTAGATCCAGGCATCTTCCTGAAACCTTCCCCTGTTGTCGGATGTATTCCGCCTTGTACTCTGATAATGCCAGACCTGCTCCTGAATAACCCAACGACAATCTATTTATCTCCGGTGGCTACGTCCATTACCTTGGGAACCACCACTATCAAGACCCTTTACCCCAGCCCCA TTACTACCACGGCTATGAGCTATTTTAATATGCCTGTCGGCCCCGGTCAAACGagacccttctccttctatCTGACTCCCAGCTATTCTCCGGAGCCCGTCACATTGGAGGCGGACGGTACTTCCACCACAATCTTCATACCTCCAGTCTCTATCCAGTCAATTACACCAGGTG ATATCGCGACTTCTACAATCACGACCACGACACACCGTGCCCAGACCTCACCGGCTACCTCCGCTACCTCAACGACGGTTGTTCCAGTATGGGTCCAGGCTGGAGGCTTCTATTGGTCTCCGGTACCCCAGCCTACCCCGAAACCGGAGGATATACCCGTGCCCCCACTGCCCTCGTTTCCTCCGATCCCCAAGGCACCACGCTTCAAACTCTTCGATTTGTTCTCAATCGACTGCCCCCCAAACCGATTCCTTCCAACAACCACTTTTACCAGCCACGCCCCGTTCCCCTCCTGTACAGATATCAATAGCCCCGGCTGCGGACATCGCTGTACCTCGAACTGCGGTAGCAGTTCCAGCGAGGAGAGCACCGCGCAGACAGCCACCAACTACTGGGTCACTTGCTCTGACACCAGCTGCTCCACCACAAAGACGGCCACTTTTACCGGATGCTCAGTGACTAACTCGGCCACGACAACGGGCAAGTATTGTCCGACGGGTGTCAAGATCAATCCCAATGACGACCAGGGGGCTAATGGTTATCCCCCACGAACGACCTCTATCATCACTACCAGTATCCCGGAGATTGCCGTCGTCGGGGGCGATCCATATACGGTAACGGGAGGAACCATCAATGTCGATGGCACGACTATCCGGGTGCCCAACGTGGATGGCAACGAGCA GCATGGTTGCCGTGCCAGTGTTCCCAACGGCCAAGCCAACTTCCGACTCAGGATCCCACTCCACTACCTCCTCGACGACCACGTCTACCATTACTACTACCACCAGCTCGGCAAAGCCAGCGCCTACCTCTGCGGATGGTTGTGA
- a CDS encoding uncharacterized protein (predicted protein), translating into MPSPIFPLDPFTPITDWDLLSRGQRLHCAMDGDQEAANQAVSRPISEWTDYEDVARYGWELDEDAEINDAMGQDLLEAAFEKLNIDADKNEIIKIDQIVPVTVGGNEYEVGGFETLDYRDSRLTVSSHLEQNISVCSMRARE; encoded by the exons ATGCCCAGTCCTATCTTCCCTCTGGATCCATTCACACCAATT ACTGACTGGGATTTATTGAGTAGAGGGCAGCGCTTGCATTGTGCGATGGATGGTGACCAGGAAGCTGCAAATCAGGCCGTTTCTAGGCCGATTAGCGAATGGACAGACTATGAGGACGTGGCTAGATATGGGTGGGAGTTGGACGAAGACGCAGAAATAAACGACGCAATGGGTCAGGACCTTCTTGAAGCTGCgttcgagaagctcaacatTGATGCAGACAAGAACGAGATCATAAAAATTGATCAAATAGTACCTGTAACGGTGGGCGGTAACGAATATGAGGTAGGGGGATTTGAGACTCTTGACTATCGTGATTCCCGATTGACAGTTTCTAGCCATCTGGAGCAGAATATAAGTGTCTGTTCAATGCGGGCGAGAGAATGA
- a CDS encoding uncharacterized protein (predicted protein), translating to MFRVAQFLDRLAAIEEEHGGGRKPLSIDREGILAFAEKHFTKRENGKGRWNGRQIRDAFLIASALAHYERTRGIKNGGNQCDLNGRHFKSVVKAVTGFEKYLLETRGMTDQEAAYLNSTRADNF from the exons ATGTTTCGAGTAGCACAATT CCTTGATCGACTGGCGGCTATAGAGGAAGAGCACGGCGGTGGACGGAAGCCCTTATCGATAGACCGTGAGGGTATTCTCGCCTTTGCCGAAAAGCATTTCACGAAAAGGGAGAACGGCAAAGGCAGGTGGAATGGAAGACAAATCCGGGATGCATTCCTCATCGCCTCTGCTCTTGCTCACTACGAGAGGACCCGTGGTATTAAAAACGGTGGAAACCAATGCGATCTCAACGGTCGGCATTTCAAGAGTGTGGTTAAAGCTGTTACAGGGTTTGAAAAGTACCTTCTCGAGACTAGGGGCATGACAGATCAAGAGGCAGCATATCTTAACAGTACCCGGGCTGATAACTTCTAG
- a CDS encoding Zn(II)2Cys6 transcription factor (predicted protein) gives MQRKACDQCFSRKKRCLMRPASSICVRCEKSSLACTIARQQLRAGRPPKQEHPGVAKGSLAIWDYALSKGSPEEEGREEPQIVIKSSATQDAGEGSPSESTHSGSSTHLEVEDFYVLHDIYMFGLTFAKDFQQALEYCYRHSADLLDETFAAISSCLSWARFGLLTADQVDVRSGAASVEKLRNAVIVDTHDALAVLMLGQALAAFDSLVTSTGEISILRCSLSLVHPWYPDIARNRLLEPIAIAPIFWDTVWCLLHREVPVIRPLFNRAGVVDRVAGLCTSLLYILYDLCVVSKQLADGSAQETILEEVEHRIRTWSPDDSGLCLETYSELEILSMRTQATMYRTAALLLIHRLRHPLTFDDTTATALASDILDARSQFFADAGTGAKLQNTTFPLFLALLEIPISLEGLWESSTWLRTRPACVDRLFVFNQYYWDQRRSGFNGSLFDLIESGPEFVPVFCPTPWPKASRPNCLRS, from the exons ATGCAGAGAAAAGCCTGTGATCAATGCTTtagtagaaagaaaagatgctTGATGCGCCCGGCGTCCTCCATATGTGTCCGATGTGAGAAATCATCCCTTGCCTGCACCATTGCCCGACAGCAACTACGCGCAGGGCGCCCGCCGAAACAAGAACATCCTGGGGTAGCGAAAGGGTCACTCGCTATATGGGACTATGCGCTATCAAAGGGTAGcccagaagaggaaggtcGGGAGGAACCCCAGATCGTAATTAAGTCCAGCGCGACCCAAGATGCAGGGGAAGGGTCTCCCTCGGAGTCCACACATTCGGGATCCTCCACGCACCTAGAGGTTGAGGACTTCTATGTTCTACACGATATCTATATGTTTGGATTGACGTTTGCAAAGGACTTCCAACAGGCCCTGGAATACTGCTACCGTCATTCCGCGGATCTGTTGGATGAAACTTTCGCTGCTATCAGTAGCTGTCTCTCGTGGGCTCGTTTTGGCTTGCTCACAGCCGATCAAGTCGATGTGAGGAGCGGTGCTGCTTCTGTAGAGAAGCTTAGAAATGCTGTCATTGTGGATACCCATGATGCACTCGCAGTTCTAATGCTGGGGCAGGCACTAGCGGCGTTTGATTCCCTGGTCACATCCACAGGAGAGatctccattcttcgatGCTCCTTGTCCCTTGTTCACCCATGGTATCCGGATATTGCTCGCAACCGACTTCTAGAACCCATCGCGATCGCACCAATCTTTTGGGACACGGTATGGTGCCTACTGCATCGTGAAGTCCCTGTGATCCGACCGCTGTTCAATCGTGCAGGAGTCGTTGACCGAGTAGCAGGTCTCTGTACGTCCCTGCTGTATATACTCTATGATTTGTGTGTTGTCAGCAAGCAACTCGCAGACGGATCTGCCCAGGAAACGattcttgaggaagttgagcaTCGGATCCGGACCTGGTCGCCTGATGACTCTGGTCTCTGTTTGGAGACGTACAGCGAATTAGAGATATTATCAATGCGCACACAGGCAACGATGTATCGAACCGCtgctctccttctcatccatcgCCTGCGTCATCCACTGACCTTTGACGATACGACCGCAACTGCCCTTGCcagtgatatccttgacgCCAGAAGTCAATTCTTTGCGGATGCCGGAACCGGTGCCAAGCTACAAAATACCACTTTCCCACtattccttgcccttctcgaAATTCCCATTTCCCTGGAAGGCCTTTGGGAGAGCTCAACGTGGCTTCGCACTCGACCAGCTTGTGTGGACCGTTTGTTTGTCTTCAACCAGTATTACTGGGATCAACGACGGTCGGGGTTCAATGGCTCGCTCTTTGATCTTATAGAAAGTGGTCCTGAATTTGTTCCGG TGTTCTGCCCTACTCCTTGGCCTAAGGCATCCAGACCAAATTGCCTCCGCTCATAA
- a CDS encoding uncharacterized protein (hydroxysteroid 17-beta dehydrogenase 11) has protein sequence MSANHLLQLFLDKAKILFSQLPPNAQNYLSRPLVHKAIALVAAIQSLRIANRYLSQRAQNNWVRSRPWDASKELVLLTGGSSGIGKQIMQDLAKLNVKVIICDIQEPNFSLPSNVFFYKVDLTSSAAIKEIATKIRRDHGHPTVLINNAGVGFGGTILDEPEEKIRLTVEVNTLAHFWTVKEFLPSMIKNDHGHIVNIASMASFVALGEMADYACSKAGALAFHESLTQEIKHWYGSRRVRTR, from the exons ATGTCTGCCAATCATCTACTACAGCTTTTCTTGGACAAGGCTAAAATCCTCTTTTCCCAACTGCCACCAAATGCTCAGAATTACCTGTCCCGTCCATTGGTTCACAAGGCGATCGCACTTGTGGCAGCTATCCAGTCCCTGAGAATTGCCAACAGGTATCTATCCCAAAGGGCACAGAACAACTGGGTCCGCTCACGTCCTTGGGATGCGTCGAAGGAGCTGGTGCTTCTCACAGGAGGAAGTAGTGGCATCGGAAAGCAAATAATGCAGGACTTAGCCAAGCTTAATGTCAAGGTTATCATTTGTGATATTCAGGAGCCCAACTTCTCCTTGC CATCGAACGTCTTTTTCTACAAAGTGGATCTTACATCCTCTGCCGCAATTAAAGAGATAGCTACAAAGATACGAAGGGATCATGGTCATCCGACAGTCTTGATCAATAACGCCGGTGTTGGGTTCGGGGGAACCATCCTGgatgaaccagaagaaaagatcCGCCTGACTGTTGAGGTCAACACTTTGGCCCATTTCTGGACTGTGAAGGAGTTCTTGCCTAGTATGATCAAAAATGATCATGGTCACATCGTGAACATCGCCAGCATGGCTAGCTTTGTAGCACTGGGAGAGATGGCGGATTACGCTTGCTCGAAAGCTGGGGCGCTTGCGTTTCACGAAAGTTTGACCCAGGAGATCAAGCACTGGTATGGCTCAAGAAGAGTGCGCACGAGGTGA
- a CDS encoding flavin-containing monooxygenase (predicted flavoprotein involved in K+ transport), which yields MVTTSFDVLIIGAGISGINAAHRLQTDFPNYRFAILEARNNIGGTWDLFRYPGIRSDSDLYTFGFKWFPWNQSNPIAEGGDILRYLEDAATAHGIKQHIRLNHRVNAAKWDGHEWRLEVESENPSKKLNARFIIFATGYYDYHNPLEATIPGLQNFKGEVIHPQFWPDKFDALGKRIVVIGSGATAVTLIPSLAEDSESVTMLQRSPTYLTSIPNARLNTIWNILLPNSALYYLRRLWYLVVPQLFYRFCHTFPNAARSMLQKGMGAQLPLGVPVDPHFKPRYNPWEQRLCICPNGDFFRALNSTKAKVETGVIDTVDEGGIQLTSGKRLDADVIVTATGLRMKFFGGIPIYIKGEKLNTSEKYTWNGLMLQDLPNAALVLGFVNASWTLGADIAMQLVCRILQHMENKGYSTAIPTRENQCPLANKAVMDLKSTYVKRAAKELPKASDQRPWVSRTGYFSDLYFATFGNLRKGLVFS from the coding sequence ATGGTTACAACTTCGTTTGATGTCCTCATTATCGGGGCAGGGATATCTGGCATCAATGCCGCCCATCGTCTCCAGACTGACTTTCCTAACTACCGCTTCGCCATCCTGGAGGCCCGAAACAATATCGGGGGCACATGGGATCTTTTCCGCTATCCCGGCATTCGATCAGACTCTGATCTCTACACTTTCGGCTTCAAGTGGTTTCCATGGAATCAATCTAACCCCATCGCAGAAGGGGGAGATATCTTGAGGTACCTCGAGGATGCGGCTACTGCACATGGCATCAAGCAGCACATCCGCCTCAACCATCGAGTGAACGCAGCCAAATGGGACGGTCATGAGTGGCGTCTCGAGGTAGAAAGTGAGAACCCTTCAAAGAAACTCAACGCTCGCTTTATAATATTTGCGACCGGCTACTATGATTACCACAACCCCTTAGAAGCCACTATACCTGGCCTGCAGAACTTCAAAGGCGAGGTGATTCACCCCCAATTCTGGCCCGACAAATTCGATGCCTTGGGTAAAAGAATTGTAGTCATTGGCAGTGGTGCCACGGCAGTGACTCTTATACCGTCACTCGCAGAGGACTCGGAATCTGTGACAATGTTGCAACGCAGCCCTACGTATCTTACCTCCATCCCTAATGCTCGACTCAACACCATCTGGAACATACTCCTGCCAAACTCAGCGCTATACTACCTACGTCGACTGTGGTATCTGGTCGTTCCTCAGCTGTTCTATCGCTTTTGTCATACTTTCCCGAACGCCGCGAGATCCATGCTTCAAAAGGGCATGGGAGCACAACTGCCCCTAGGAGTCCCAGTCGATCCCCACTTCAAACCCCGCTACAACCCGTGGGAGCAAAGACTTTGTATCTGCCCAAATGGAGACTTTTTCAGGGCTTTAAATTCCACAAAAGCGAAGGTTGAGACTGGGGTAATTGACACAGTTGACGAAGGCGGGATCCAGTTAACGTCTGGAAAACGACTCGACGCCGATGTCATCGTCACGGCCACTGGCTTAAGAATGAAATTCTTTGGCGGCATCCCCATCTACatcaaaggagaaaagcttaATACTTCCGAAAAGTACACATGGAATGGCCTTATGCTCCAGGACCTCCCGAACGCAGCACTGGTGTTGGGCTTCGTGAACGCCTCATGGACGCTTGGAGCAGACATTGCCATGCAGCTCGTTTGTAGGATCCTGCAGCACATGGAGAACAAGGGCTATTCAACTGCTATTCCCACTCGCGAAAATCAATGTCCACTAGCTAACAAGGCGGTTATGGATCTCAAGTCCACTTACGTCAAGCGAGCAGCAAAAGAACTGCCGAAGGCGTCAGACCAACGGCCGTGGGTGTCGCGTACCGGATACTTTTCCGATTTATACTTTGCAACATTTGGTAATTTAAGAAAGGGTCTTGTTTTCTCCTAG
- a CDS encoding uncharacterized protein (predicted protein) has protein sequence MSLYESQDDLTITGVVDMEWVYAGPAQLFGSAPWWLLMGRPLNEEWDFDEDDAPEATDRYFKYLEIFIRVLSDEEGKMTGNGRKELAELVNGLRILEPCGSICFCRVTFLIHLPCMQLRKFKGTEWWDERLKENGDTEEVETFVASKLEDLAAYDKIKDKVEHFKALMDSKEITTTDFISSVYSLLRSAQEKCSD, from the coding sequence ATGTCATTGTACGAAAGCCAGGATGACCTTACAATTACTGGGGTGGTAGACATGGAGTGGGTCTATGCAGGGCCAGCTCAGCTATTCGGATCTGCTCCCTGGTGGCTTCTTATGGGTCGACCTCTCAACGAGGAATGGGATttcgacgaggatgatgccCCAGAGGCCACTGATCGCTACTTCAAATACTTGGAAATTTTTATACGCGTGCTATCAGACGAAGAGGGTAAGATGACGGGGAATGGCCGCAAAGAACTCGCCGAGCTGGTTAATGGTCTAAGAATTCTGGAGCCATGTGGCTCCATATGCTTCTGTCGAGTGACCTTTTTAATACACCTACCTTGTATGCAATTGCGAAAATTCAAGGGTACTGAGTGGTGGGACGAGCgcttgaaggagaatggtGATACGGAGGAAGTCGAAACATTCGTTGCAAGCAAGCTGGAAGACCTGGCAGCGTATGACAAGATCAAGGATAAGGTGGAACATTTCAAGGCCCTCATGGATAGCAAGGAGATAACAACAACAGATTTCATTAGTTCTGTTTATTCTCTTCTAAGATCTGCTCAAGAAAAGTGCTCGGACTAA
- a CDS encoding uncharacterized protein (predicted protein), producing MGGQGEYGSRGWASVQLGHGLSPPKSLMSARWGVPEWLIQSMEVEALHVIREKTSLPVPEVYAWGLARENRLGLGAFILINFIHGICLGEVFGGGSSRLIREDIPDADIEFLYRQMAHFMLQFYRIDFSQIESLPTLQTKFPAPGHPLTWKAHEILRAGGVDTLVCVKTGDNYGSNQIQLRVPTVQDRDTPR from the exons ATGGGTGGACAAGGTGAATATGGCTCGCGTGGATGGGCATCTGTGCAGTTGGGCCACGGGCTTTCACCCCCGAAATCTCTCATGTCGGCTAGATGGGGGGTTCCTGAATGGCTCATACAAT CCATGGAGGTGGAAGCTCTTCATGTCATTCGGGAGAAGACGTCCTTACCCGTGCCAGAGGTATATGCCTGGGGCCTTGCAAGGGAGAATCGACTTGGTTTAGGGGCTTTCATACTGATAAACTTTATACATGGTATTTGCCTCGGTGAGGTGTTTGGTGGAGGCAGTTCGAGACTAATCAGGGAAGATATCCCCGATGCCGATATAGAATTCCTTTACAGGCAAATGGCGCATTTCATGTTGCAGTTTTACAGGATAGATTTCAGCCAGATTGAAAGCCTGCCGACGTTGCAAACGAAGTTCCCTGCGCCCGGTCATCCGCTCACATGGAAGGCACATGAGATACTAAGGGCAGGAGGTGTTGATACTTTGGTCTGTG TCAAGACTGGCGACAACTACGGCTCCAACCAAATTCAATTGCGGGTCCCCACAGTGCAAGATCGAGATACGCCTCGTTGA
- a CDS encoding uncharacterized protein (predicted protein), with product MLEQTGLAPRFLGHVHEHGRVVGFVLEKLNGRHGGIEDLSVCQALLQHFHGLGLLYGDVNRYNFVIQQGCAKLIDFERRRSCPGETEAMNAEMNSLRDQLSEETGCGAGIIFKEIETDE from the exons ATGTTAGAGCAGACTGGTCTAGCACCACGGTTTCTCGGTCATGTCCATGAGCATGGACGCGTGGTGGGGTTTgtgttggagaagctcaatgGACGGCATGGGGGTATTGAGGATCTCTCAGTCTGCCAGGCTCTTCTGCAACATTTCCACGGCCTTGGCTTGCTCTATGGCGATGTCAATCGGTATAACTTCGTTATACAGCAGGGATGTGCGAAATTGATTGACTTTGAGCGTAGGCGGTCCTGTCCTGGTGAGACTGAAGCTATGAATGCTGAGATGAACAGTCTGCGTGACCAATTGTCGGAGGAAACGGGATGCGGTGCAGGGATTATCTTCAAGGAAATTGAAACCGATG AGTGA